The following proteins are co-located in the Endomicrobiales bacterium genome:
- a CDS encoding formylglycine-generating enzyme family protein, giving the protein MKKLLIILLLFTASSLSANNLKISSGNVSNFYAGSTEISFTVSQENTFSTNTYIYSNDPVKDCAWIFVKYSLNGDSGPWNHCTITGTSAGDGASTTIQSVSDNKGVFLFSNGSNSLWKSNYVKVQWNFVADGIGTFPSSGVKFKVMGIEMVYISTGTFLYNAGSIADSTTNNFGGGSQVTVGSITDVPAGCANDWPNGYRAFYLAKYEISQKQYVDFLNAVDPYGTTGTTYYDSVRYNLYGYYVQMDNSRPIGDRYYIASERDTLGCNWLSWSDATAYASWSGLRPMTEMEFERAGRGRNNANIYLWGNTDPLSVNFVDTKSGGTEKCWLYYANCDQFSGSNGPTSVGHYLSGLNISGAPQVRTVAQTGASPYGIADLGGNVWEHIINCQSIGTPTNGNGTTTVPDVPVWPSYASAGLRGGAWDDAPTRMRVSDRANAGWADESRGASVGFRPARTP; this is encoded by the coding sequence ATGAAAAAACTACTCATAATCCTACTGTTATTTACGGCATCGTCTCTTTCCGCCAATAATCTTAAGATTTCAAGCGGAAATGTTTCTAACTTTTACGCTGGCTCTACAGAGATTTCCTTTACTGTTTCTCAGGAAAATACTTTTTCTACGAACACATATATATACAGTAACGACCCGGTGAAAGACTGCGCCTGGATATTCGTCAAATACTCACTCAATGGCGATTCAGGTCCATGGAACCATTGCACTATTACTGGCACAAGCGCCGGTGACGGTGCATCAACTACGATACAGAGTGTTTCCGACAACAAGGGTGTTTTCCTTTTTTCAAATGGCAGCAACAGTTTATGGAAAAGCAACTATGTGAAAGTGCAATGGAATTTTGTGGCTGATGGTATTGGCACTTTCCCTTCCAGTGGTGTTAAATTCAAAGTCATGGGAATTGAGATGGTTTATATTTCTACCGGCACATTTTTATATAACGCTGGGTCAATAGCAGACAGCACAACCAATAATTTTGGAGGTGGCAGTCAGGTGACAGTAGGATCAATCACTGATGTGCCCGCTGGCTGTGCCAATGACTGGCCCAACGGATACAGAGCGTTTTATCTTGCCAAGTACGAAATAAGCCAGAAACAGTATGTAGATTTTTTGAATGCGGTTGACCCCTATGGAACAACAGGTACGACATATTATGATTCAGTCCGATATAATTTATACGGATACTATGTACAAATGGACAATTCGCGCCCAATAGGCGACCGGTACTATATAGCAAGTGAGAGAGATACACTGGGATGTAATTGGCTTAGTTGGAGTGATGCCACAGCGTATGCCAGCTGGTCCGGACTTAGGCCGATGACAGAAATGGAGTTTGAGCGAGCAGGAAGAGGGCGTAACAATGCAAATATCTACCTTTGGGGCAATACCGATCCTCTAAGCGTAAACTTCGTGGACACAAAGAGTGGAGGCACCGAGAAGTGTTGGTTATATTATGCCAACTGCGATCAGTTCTCGGGAAGTAACGGCCCCACCTCCGTTGGACACTATTTAAGCGGATTAAACATAAGCGGCGCGCCCCAAGTTCGAACAGTAGCGCAAACAGGCGCCAGTCCTTACGGAATAGCGGATTTAGGCGGCAACGTATGGGAACACATAATTAATTGTCAAAGCATAGGAACACCTACAAATGGCAACGGTACAACAACCGTCCCTGATGTCCCTGTTTGGCCATCATACGCATCTGCCGGGCTTCGTGGCGGTGCTTGGGACGATGCTCCCACGCGTATGCGAGTGTCAGACCGCGCAAACGCGGGCTGGGCGGACGAGAGTCGCGGCGCCAGTGTCGGGTTTCGTCCCGCGAGGACACCGTAG
- a CDS encoding ROK family protein yields MVKYFLGVDLGGTGVKLAITTQKGLVVAQSSFPNLNPSDYKNVVKEIIAHFNEIKSGYKVLAAGIGVAGDVDQKHALVRFSPNLKWKNMHLAKEFKKYLNIPVYIDNDANTAALGAYCLETKGKVNNLICVTLGTGIGGGFILDGKLFTGATGSAGEIGHITLYPGGHLCNCGNHGCVERYLGAPYISSEFSELARKNNNKTVSKLVEGDFSSVTPKIITLAANSGDQLAIDYWKSYGEKLGIMLAGLINTINPDMVVLAGGLSKAGNYILNPVKETVKKRAFKAPVKTCKIIISKYTQKLGVVGAALLATQQNK; encoded by the coding sequence ATGGTTAAGTATTTTTTAGGTGTAGATCTCGGTGGTACAGGAGTTAAACTCGCCATCACAACTCAAAAGGGTTTGGTGGTTGCCCAAAGTTCATTCCCAAATTTAAACCCGTCAGATTATAAAAATGTTGTTAAAGAAATAATAGCTCATTTTAACGAAATAAAGAGTGGTTATAAAGTGCTTGCAGCGGGTATTGGTGTTGCCGGCGATGTAGATCAAAAACACGCGCTTGTGCGCTTTTCTCCAAACCTTAAGTGGAAAAATATGCATTTGGCAAAAGAATTTAAAAAATACCTAAATATCCCAGTTTATATAGATAACGATGCTAACACGGCCGCGCTCGGTGCTTACTGTCTTGAAACGAAAGGTAAGGTAAACAACCTTATCTGTGTTACACTCGGCACAGGTATTGGCGGTGGTTTTATTTTGGATGGTAAACTTTTTACCGGCGCAACCGGTTCTGCCGGTGAAATTGGTCACATTACACTCTACCCGGGTGGACACTTGTGCAATTGTGGCAACCATGGCTGTGTTGAAAGATACCTTGGGGCGCCATACATTAGCAGTGAGTTTTCAGAGCTGGCGCGAAAAAATAATAATAAAACCGTAAGTAAACTTGTTGAGGGTGATTTTAGTAGTGTAACACCTAAAATAATAACGCTTGCCGCCAATTCTGGCGACCAACTTGCAATAGATTATTGGAAAAGCTACGGCGAAAAACTTGGAATAATGCTTGCTGGCCTTATAAATACAATAAACCCCGATATGGTGGTGCTTGCCGGCGGGTTAAGCAAGGCGGGCAATTATATTTTAAACCCGGTAAAGGAAACTGTTAAGAAAAGGGCATTTAAAGCGCCGGTAAAAACATGCAAAATAATAATATCAAAGTACACGCAAAAACTAGGGGTTGTGGGCGCCGCTCTACTTGCAACACAGCAAAATAAATAA
- the accD gene encoding acetyl-CoA carboxylase, carboxyltransferase subunit beta, translating to MKRTFSQTTKTEIPAGLWTKCKKCEQIIFQKELDENLKVCPKCGAYFRLTPQERIDLLCDKKSFKELDSDLKPSDPLKFPNYAKKAQSAQGSEAIVYGQGTIGTHKVVLAVMNFDFMGGSMGSVVGEKIARAAEVCIKKKIPLIIVSASGGARMQEGIISLMQMAKTSAALATLSEKKLPYISILTDPTTGGVTASFAMLGDIIIAEPKALICFAGPRVIEQTIRQKLPDGFQLSEFLMEHGMVDIIAERKNLKATLVSILEFFEK from the coding sequence ATGAAAAGAACATTCTCACAAACCACTAAAACAGAAATACCAGCAGGGCTTTGGACAAAATGTAAAAAATGTGAACAGATTATTTTTCAAAAAGAACTTGATGAAAACTTAAAGGTATGTCCAAAGTGTGGTGCCTATTTTCGTCTAACACCGCAAGAACGCATTGATTTGCTGTGTGATAAAAAATCTTTTAAAGAGTTGGATAGCGATTTAAAACCGTCTGACCCGCTAAAATTCCCAAACTATGCTAAAAAAGCTCAAAGCGCGCAGGGCTCAGAGGCGATTGTTTATGGGCAAGGCACAATTGGCACTCACAAAGTGGTGCTTGCGGTTATGAATTTTGATTTTATGGGCGGTTCTATGGGCTCTGTTGTAGGGGAAAAAATTGCGCGGGCAGCAGAGGTTTGTATTAAGAAAAAAATTCCTCTTATAATAGTTTCTGCTTCTGGTGGTGCAAGAATGCAAGAGGGTATTATCTCACTAATGCAAATGGCAAAAACCAGTGCAGCGCTGGCAACGCTTAGCGAAAAAAAGCTTCCATATATTTCAATTCTTACAGATCCAACTACAGGTGGTGTTACGGCATCTTTCGCAATGCTCGGCGATATAATAATTGCGGAGCCAAAAGCACTAATTTGTTTTGCAGGGCCTCGCGTAATTGAGCAAACCATCAGACAAAAATTGCCAGATGGGTTTCAACTTTCAGAATTTTTAATGGAACATGGAATGGTTGATATAATAGCTGAAAGGAAAAATTTAAAAGCAACACTTGTAAGTATTTTAGAGTTTTTTGAAAAATAA
- a CDS encoding bifunctional folylpolyglutamate synthase/dihydrofolate synthase: MRILDTWQKTEYTKMQPGLQRIQNFLERADNPQNTFKSFHIAGTNGKGSTAAVIANILVNSGYKTALYTSPHLINISERININGIPITASELEKLTRKNLRLAKSLKLTFFEFITALAFLHFRNNKVDVAVIETGLGGRFDATNVINSPLACVITEIALEHKGVLGNTIKKIAYEKAGIIKNSVPVICGTQNPAALKVIYAVCKTNNATLYAFGKDFCYKNYTQNFLGSNASAEFFYNGVERKFKVVTNLIGTYQAKNCSCALGAIEAQKELSVKSSAMLAGAKTVTWPARFDVREINKKTFIFDGAHNPQAMKCFADMLKITPYSKPKPALLFGVMADKDFYKIIKQAAVFCDKVVLVRAKNARSLDLNKLSLQWQKHLPKENIFTATTLKTAMSILKDSKVIVVTGSLYLVADCFKYFKLKTSKE; the protein is encoded by the coding sequence ATGCGAATTCTTGATACTTGGCAAAAAACTGAGTACACAAAAATGCAGCCTGGACTGCAAAGAATTCAGAACTTTTTAGAGCGTGCAGACAATCCGCAAAATACTTTTAAAAGTTTCCATATTGCAGGTACAAACGGCAAGGGCTCAACAGCGGCTGTCATTGCGAATATATTGGTAAACTCAGGTTATAAAACAGCTCTTTACACATCACCACATTTGATTAATATATCGGAAAGAATAAATATAAACGGCATTCCAATTACAGCATCAGAGCTTGAAAAACTAACGCGCAAGAACCTGCGCCTTGCGAAAAGTTTAAAGTTAACATTTTTTGAATTTATAACTGCTTTGGCTTTTTTGCATTTTAGAAATAATAAAGTTGATGTGGCTGTAATTGAAACTGGCCTTGGCGGTCGTTTTGATGCTACCAATGTTATAAATTCTCCGCTCGCTTGTGTCATTACTGAGATTGCATTAGAACATAAAGGAGTACTTGGTAACACTATAAAGAAAATTGCTTATGAAAAAGCAGGTATAATTAAAAACAGTGTTCCTGTTATTTGCGGTACGCAAAATCCGGCGGCTTTAAAAGTTATATATGCTGTGTGTAAAACTAACAATGCCACACTTTATGCTTTTGGAAAAGATTTTTGCTATAAAAACTATACTCAAAATTTTCTTGGCAGCAATGCGTCTGCAGAGTTTTTTTATAACGGAGTTGAAAGAAAATTTAAGGTTGTCACTAACCTAATTGGCACATATCAGGCAAAAAATTGTTCCTGCGCTTTGGGTGCAATAGAGGCACAAAAAGAGCTAAGTGTTAAGAGTTCGGCTATGCTTGCTGGTGCAAAAACAGTTACATGGCCCGCCCGCTTTGATGTGCGCGAAATAAATAAAAAGACATTTATTTTTGATGGAGCGCATAACCCGCAGGCTATGAAGTGCTTTGCAGATATGCTTAAAATAACGCCTTACTCAAAGCCAAAGCCAGCTTTACTTTTTGGTGTAATGGCTGATAAAGATTTTTATAAAATAATTAAGCAGGCGGCGGTATTTTGCGATAAGGTTGTGCTTGTGCGAGCCAAAAACGCAAGAAGTTTAGATTTAAATAAATTGTCTTTGCAGTGGCAAAAACATTTGCCAAAAGAAAATATTTTTACCGCAACGACACTCAAAACTGCAATGAGCATTTTAAAAGATTCCAAAGTAATAGTAGTTACGGGCTCACTTTATTTAGTTGCTGATTGTTTCAAATATTTTAAATTAAAAACTTCTAAGGAGTAA
- the trpA gene encoding tryptophan synthase subunit alpha encodes MKNRLAQFIEKQKQTKEKALIVFFTAGYPNMDATEKLILASVNCGADIIEIGIPFSDPVADGPTIQYASEYALKNGATLAKALLVVKKARAKTQVPIVFMGYMNTFVAGGAKKSFASISAAGVDGVIIADIVPEENKAVEGILKKYNLAQSMLVAPNTPAKRMSAIANKTTGFVYVVSVSGVTGARKGFSIDITDYLKKTKAAILNKARYVGFGVGSAKAAKALAPFCDGVIVGSALINIIKEKYPKSTWLNSVCNLIKNIKKAIK; translated from the coding sequence ATGAAAAACCGTCTTGCACAGTTTATAGAAAAACAAAAGCAAACAAAAGAAAAGGCATTGATAGTTTTTTTTACAGCTGGATATCCAAATATGGATGCTACAGAAAAGTTAATTTTGGCATCAGTTAACTGTGGCGCAGATATTATAGAAATTGGCATACCATTTTCAGACCCGGTTGCCGACGGCCCTACAATTCAATATGCCTCAGAATACGCGCTTAAAAATGGGGCAACATTGGCAAAAGCACTTTTAGTTGTAAAAAAAGCGCGTGCTAAAACTCAGGTGCCAATAGTTTTTATGGGATACATGAATACTTTTGTAGCAGGTGGGGCCAAAAAAAGTTTTGCATCAATTTCTGCCGCGGGGGTTGATGGAGTTATAATTGCAGATATTGTGCCAGAAGAAAATAAAGCCGTGGAAGGAATTCTAAAAAAATACAATCTTGCACAGTCAATGCTTGTTGCCCCAAACACACCAGCAAAAAGAATGAGTGCAATTGCCAATAAAACAACTGGTTTTGTTTATGTTGTTTCTGTTTCAGGGGTAACGGGAGCAAGGAAAGGCTTTTCAATTGATATTACAGACTATCTTAAAAAAACAAAAGCCGCCATTTTAAATAAAGCTCGTTATGTAGGTTTTGGGGTTGGCTCCGCAAAAGCGGCAAAAGCGCTTGCTCCATTTTGTGATGGTGTAATTGTAGGATCAGCTTTAATAAACATAATTAAAGAAAAGTATCCCAAAAGTACTTGGCTTAATAGTGTTTGCAATTTAATAAAAAATATAAAGAAAGCCATTAAGTAG